Proteins from a single region of Amycolatopsis sp. CA-230715:
- a CDS encoding ferredoxin, whose translation MRIEADRAKCDGLGMCEAMAPDFFEVGDDGTVVVLDESPGEEHRQDLAAAVDACPVLALKLLERT comes from the coding sequence ATGAGGATCGAAGCGGACCGTGCCAAGTGCGACGGGCTCGGCATGTGCGAGGCGATGGCCCCGGACTTCTTCGAGGTCGGTGACGACGGCACCGTCGTGGTGCTCGACGAGAGCCCCGGCGAGGAACACCGCCAGGACCTCGCCGCCGCGGTGGACGCCTGCCCGGTGCTGGCACTGAAACTGCTGGAGCGGACATGA
- a CDS encoding fatty acid desaturase, with amino-acid sequence MTSATGSVPAGSSERWTDRKRYLWLIGLVVPSLAFLAIGLHAATGWGVWFWIGPLVILVVVPLIDLVAGLDRANPPDDMIEALENDRYYRWITYAFLPIQYVGFVFAFWLIATGDLSTVDKIGLAVSIGCIGGIGINTAHELGHKKESHERWLSKIALAQSFYGHFYIEHNRGHHVRVATPEDPASSRVGESFYRFWPRTVFGSLASAWGLERKRYARRNQHPFRIGNDVLNAWLMSAVLWAAMIAWLGVGILPYLVIQAVIGFSLLEVVNYMEHYGMLRRQVGSPERRRYERVDPSHSWNSNNIATNVLLYHLQRHSDHHANPTRRYQTLRDFEESPVLPTGYAGMIVLALVPPVWRRVMDERVLAHFGGDISRANIQPGKREKVLARYGAAEHAPEDERAGADTRGDAADGGMCPGCGYVYDETRGDPREGFPAGTPWSAIPDSWCCPDCGVREKVDFVAPGRVSA; translated from the coding sequence ATGACCAGTGCGACGGGATCGGTCCCGGCGGGCTCGAGCGAGCGGTGGACCGACCGCAAGCGCTACCTCTGGCTGATCGGGCTGGTGGTGCCCTCGCTGGCGTTCCTGGCGATCGGGCTGCACGCGGCCACGGGCTGGGGCGTGTGGTTCTGGATCGGCCCGCTGGTGATCCTGGTGGTGGTGCCGCTGATCGACCTGGTGGCAGGGCTGGACCGGGCCAACCCGCCGGACGACATGATCGAGGCGCTGGAGAACGATCGCTACTACCGCTGGATCACCTACGCTTTCCTGCCGATCCAGTACGTCGGCTTCGTCTTCGCCTTCTGGCTGATCGCCACCGGCGATCTGTCCACAGTGGACAAGATCGGGCTGGCGGTGTCGATCGGCTGCATCGGCGGCATCGGCATCAACACCGCGCACGAGCTGGGCCACAAGAAGGAGAGCCACGAACGCTGGCTGTCCAAGATCGCGCTGGCGCAGAGCTTCTACGGGCACTTCTACATCGAGCACAACCGCGGTCACCACGTCCGGGTCGCCACCCCGGAGGACCCGGCCAGCAGCAGGGTCGGCGAAAGCTTCTACCGGTTCTGGCCGCGCACGGTGTTCGGCTCGCTCGCCTCGGCATGGGGTTTGGAGCGCAAGCGCTACGCCCGCCGGAACCAGCACCCGTTCCGGATCGGCAACGACGTGCTCAACGCCTGGCTGATGTCGGCGGTGCTGTGGGCCGCGATGATCGCCTGGCTCGGCGTGGGCATCCTGCCGTACCTGGTGATCCAGGCGGTGATCGGGTTTTCGCTGCTGGAAGTGGTGAACTACATGGAGCACTACGGGATGCTGCGCCGCCAGGTCGGCTCGCCGGAACGTCGCCGCTACGAGCGCGTGGACCCCAGCCACAGCTGGAACTCCAACAACATCGCCACCAACGTGCTGCTGTACCACCTGCAGCGCCATTCCGACCACCACGCCAACCCGACCCGGCGGTACCAGACGCTGCGGGACTTCGAGGAATCCCCCGTGCTGCCCACCGGGTATGCCGGAATGATCGTGCTCGCGCTGGTTCCGCCGGTGTGGCGGCGCGTGATGGACGAGCGGGTGCTCGCGCACTTCGGCGGTGACATCAGCCGCGCCAACATCCAGCCGGGCAAACGGGAAAAGGTGCTGGCCCGCTACGGCGCCGCGGAGCACGCGCCGGAGGACGAGCGGGCGGGCGCCGACACCAGGGGAGACGCCGCCGACGGCGGGATGTGCCCCGGCTGCGGCTACGTCTACGACGAAACGCGCGGCGATCCGAGGGAGGGGTTCCCGGCGGGCACGCCGTGGTCGGCGATCCCCGACTCGTGGTGCTGCCCCGATTGCGGCGTAAGGGAAAAGGTCGATTTCGTGGCACCGGGAAGGGTGAGCGCGTGA
- a CDS encoding MDR family MFS transporter — protein sequence MRPLLQQFRSFDRPSKLLMVNQFTINVGFYMLMPYLASYLAGPLGLAGWAVGLVLGIRNFSQQGMFLVGGTLADRFGYKPLIVAGCVLRTAGFAVLGVVDSLPTLIVASAATGFAGALFNPAVRAYLAADSGPRRVEAFAVFNVFYQGGILAGPVVGLALTTVDFRLTCLVAAAVFAALTVVQLRALPPREPEAGRGPRRSVLAEWRVVAANRSFVLFALVMTGSYVLSFQMYLALPMEARRIAGPGTPGTALTAALFAVSGALAVLGQLKVTGWLKARWSPGTCVAIGLVLMAASFAAPLAAARTGPVLAGAALVVAAILLTLGTVAVFPFEMDTVVRLCGDRLVATHYGFYNTVVGVGILVGNLGTGTVLDLARAGGWPEIPWLGLIALGAACVIGLRALDRNRHFEPAPA from the coding sequence ATGAGGCCGCTGCTGCAGCAGTTCCGGTCCTTCGACCGGCCGAGCAAGCTGCTCATGGTCAACCAGTTCACCATCAACGTCGGCTTCTACATGCTGATGCCCTACCTGGCGAGCTACCTCGCCGGACCGCTCGGCCTCGCCGGGTGGGCGGTCGGCCTGGTGCTCGGGATCCGGAACTTCTCGCAGCAGGGCATGTTCCTGGTCGGCGGCACGCTGGCCGACCGGTTCGGGTACAAACCGCTGATCGTCGCGGGCTGCGTGCTGCGGACCGCGGGGTTCGCGGTGTTGGGCGTCGTCGATTCGCTGCCGACGCTGATCGTCGCGTCGGCGGCGACCGGGTTCGCCGGTGCCCTGTTCAACCCGGCGGTCCGCGCCTACCTCGCCGCCGATTCGGGACCGCGGCGGGTGGAGGCGTTCGCCGTGTTCAACGTGTTCTACCAGGGCGGGATCCTCGCCGGGCCCGTCGTCGGCCTCGCACTGACCACAGTGGACTTCCGGCTCACGTGCCTGGTGGCGGCCGCGGTGTTCGCGGCGCTGACCGTGGTCCAGCTCCGCGCGCTGCCCCCTCGGGAGCCGGAGGCAGGGCGCGGACCGCGCCGGTCGGTGCTCGCCGAATGGCGGGTCGTGGCGGCCAACCGCTCGTTCGTCCTGTTCGCGCTGGTGATGACCGGGTCGTACGTGCTGTCGTTCCAGATGTACCTGGCGCTGCCGATGGAAGCGCGCCGGATCGCGGGCCCCGGGACGCCGGGCACCGCGCTGACCGCCGCGCTGTTCGCGGTTTCGGGCGCGCTGGCGGTGCTCGGCCAGCTCAAGGTCACCGGCTGGCTCAAGGCGCGCTGGTCGCCCGGCACCTGCGTGGCCATCGGACTCGTGCTGATGGCCGCGTCGTTCGCCGCGCCGCTCGCCGCCGCGCGCACCGGGCCGGTGCTCGCGGGTGCCGCGCTCGTCGTGGCGGCGATCCTGCTGACGCTGGGCACGGTCGCGGTGTTCCCGTTCGAAATGGACACCGTGGTGCGCCTCTGCGGTGACCGGCTCGTCGCCACCCACTACGGGTTCTACAACACCGTCGTCGGCGTCGGGATCCTCGTGGGCAACCTCGGCACCGGCACCGTGCTCGACCTGGCGCGCGCGGGAGGCTGGCCGGAAATCCCCTGGCTCGGCCTCATCGCACTCGGCGCCGCGTGCGTGATCGGGCTGCGGGCACTCGACCGGAACCGGCACTTCGAGCCCGCCCCCGCCTGA
- a CDS encoding long-chain-fatty-acid--CoA ligase translates to MNEPTVTGLLLGHADSDRPCLRYEDAVWSWAEHVRACAEHGAALRSMLRPGVPPHVGVLAGNVPSFSFLLGGSALAGTVLVGLNPTRRGEALARDSALADCQFVLAERRFLPLLADSPVPVFTLDSPEWMDALGAQRGTPPNPAAADPAGLVMLIFTSGTSGDPKAVRCTHAKIAYPGRMLADRFGLSTGDTAYVSMPMFHSNAVMAGWAVGLAAGGTVAFRRHFSASGFLDDVRRFGATYANYVGKPLSYVVATSPRPDDADNPLRLVYGNEGAERDLAAFAERFSCRVVDAFGSTEGGIGFSRTAETPAGSLGMPPDGIEIRHPEHGSRCPPAEFDGNGRLTNGAEAIGELVNTAGAGAFAGYYGDPAADAERVRGGVYHTGDLAYADADGYCYFAGRLGDWLRVDGENLGTAPIERVLLRHPDIAEAAVYAVPDERVGDQVMAALVLRDGTLTPSAFGDFLAGQPDLGPKQLPRHVRICAAFPKTSTHKVVKRALAADGTSVGDPVWIRRADGYHGSAP, encoded by the coding sequence GTGAACGAACCGACGGTCACCGGGCTGCTGCTCGGGCACGCGGACTCCGACCGCCCGTGCCTGCGCTACGAGGACGCGGTGTGGTCGTGGGCCGAGCACGTGCGGGCGTGCGCTGAACACGGCGCGGCCCTCCGCTCGATGCTGCGGCCCGGCGTCCCGCCGCACGTCGGGGTGCTGGCCGGGAACGTGCCCTCGTTCTCGTTCCTGCTCGGCGGTTCCGCGCTCGCGGGCACCGTGCTCGTCGGGCTCAACCCCACCCGCCGCGGCGAAGCGCTCGCGCGCGACAGCGCGCTCGCCGACTGCCAGTTCGTGCTCGCCGAGCGCCGGTTCCTCCCGCTGCTGGCGGATTCCCCAGTCCCGGTGTTCACCTTGGACAGTCCGGAGTGGATGGACGCGCTCGGCGCGCAGCGCGGCACGCCGCCGAACCCGGCGGCCGCGGACCCGGCTGGCCTGGTGATGCTGATCTTCACCTCGGGCACCAGCGGCGACCCCAAAGCGGTCCGCTGCACGCACGCCAAGATCGCCTACCCCGGCCGCATGCTCGCCGACCGGTTCGGACTGTCCACTGGCGACACCGCGTACGTTTCGATGCCAATGTTCCACTCCAACGCGGTGATGGCGGGCTGGGCCGTCGGGCTCGCCGCGGGCGGCACCGTCGCGTTCCGGCGGCACTTCTCCGCTTCCGGGTTCCTCGACGACGTCCGCCGGTTCGGTGCCACCTATGCGAACTACGTCGGCAAGCCACTGTCCTATGTGGTCGCCACCTCGCCACGCCCCGACGACGCGGACAACCCGCTTCGCCTGGTGTACGGGAACGAAGGCGCCGAACGGGACCTCGCCGCGTTCGCCGAGCGGTTCTCGTGCCGGGTCGTCGACGCGTTCGGCTCGACGGAAGGGGGCATCGGTTTTTCCCGTACCGCCGAAACCCCGGCTGGCTCGCTCGGCATGCCGCCCGACGGCATCGAGATCCGGCATCCCGAGCACGGCAGCCGGTGCCCGCCCGCCGAGTTCGACGGCAACGGGCGGCTGACGAACGGCGCCGAGGCGATCGGCGAACTCGTCAACACCGCGGGCGCGGGCGCCTTCGCCGGGTACTACGGCGACCCCGCTGCCGACGCGGAACGGGTGCGCGGCGGCGTCTACCACACCGGAGACCTCGCCTACGCCGACGCGGACGGCTACTGCTACTTCGCCGGGAGGCTCGGCGACTGGCTGCGGGTGGACGGGGAGAACCTCGGCACCGCCCCCATCGAACGGGTGCTGCTGCGCCACCCGGACATCGCCGAGGCCGCGGTCTACGCGGTACCGGACGAGCGGGTCGGCGACCAGGTGATGGCCGCGCTCGTGCTCCGCGACGGCACGCTCACCCCGTCCGCGTTCGGCGATTTCCTCGCCGGGCAGCCGGATCTGGGCCCCAAACAGCTCCCGCGCCACGTGCGGATCTGCGCGGCGTTCCCGAAGACCTCGACGCACAAGGTGGTCAAGCGCGCGCTGGCGGCGGACGGGACGAGCGTCGGCGATCCCGTCTGGATCCGGCGGGCGGACGGCTACCACGGCTCGGCTCCGTGA
- a CDS encoding NAD(P)/FAD-dependent oxidoreductase: MTLVVVGASLAGLRAVEAARRAGYSGRLVLIGAEERLPYDRPPLSKAFLGEDGPTEVEPLRTETELREDFDVELMLGTAATALDTTVRAVSVAGTAVPYDALVIATGTTARRFPGTEGISGVHALRTAEDAAAVRAGLDAGARTVVVGAGFIGSEVASAARKRGLPVTVVEAEKVPLSRSVGPHAGTVCADLHRDAGTELRLGTAVDGFETDGGAVTGVRLGTGEVLPAELVVAGIGVSPATGWLEGSGVHLHERDRGVVCDATLSTGVPGVYAAGDVAHVPNPGFDQELMRLEHWTNAAEQGAAAARHALDPAAARPLSPVPYFWSDWYGHRVQFVGTPRADEVVVAVPAESGFTALYRRDDRIVGALTVDRPREIMKYRRRIAGRAPWRDALAFAAASREVAA, from the coding sequence ATGACCCTCGTCGTGGTCGGCGCGTCCCTCGCCGGGTTGCGCGCGGTCGAAGCGGCCCGGCGGGCCGGTTACTCCGGCCGCCTCGTCCTGATCGGGGCGGAGGAGCGCCTGCCGTACGACCGGCCGCCGCTGTCCAAGGCGTTCCTCGGCGAGGACGGCCCCACCGAGGTGGAGCCGCTGCGCACCGAAACCGAGCTGCGCGAAGACTTCGACGTCGAGCTGATGCTCGGCACCGCGGCGACGGCGCTGGACACCACCGTTCGCGCGGTGTCGGTGGCGGGCACCGCGGTGCCCTACGACGCGCTCGTGATCGCCACCGGCACGACCGCGCGGCGGTTCCCCGGCACCGAAGGGATCTCCGGCGTGCACGCGCTGCGCACGGCCGAGGACGCCGCGGCCGTGCGTGCCGGACTGGACGCCGGTGCGCGCACGGTGGTGGTGGGCGCCGGGTTCATCGGGTCGGAGGTCGCCTCCGCGGCGCGCAAGCGCGGGCTGCCGGTGACCGTCGTGGAGGCGGAGAAGGTGCCGCTCTCGCGTTCGGTCGGCCCGCACGCGGGCACGGTGTGCGCCGATCTCCACCGCGACGCCGGTACCGAGCTGCGCCTGGGCACCGCGGTCGACGGATTCGAAACCGACGGCGGCGCCGTGACCGGGGTGCGGCTGGGCACCGGAGAGGTGCTGCCCGCCGAGCTCGTGGTCGCCGGGATCGGGGTCAGCCCGGCCACCGGCTGGCTCGAAGGCAGCGGTGTGCACCTGCACGAACGCGACCGGGGCGTGGTGTGCGACGCGACGCTGTCCACGGGCGTGCCGGGGGTGTACGCCGCGGGCGATGTCGCGCACGTGCCGAATCCCGGTTTCGACCAGGAGCTGATGCGGCTGGAGCACTGGACCAACGCCGCCGAGCAGGGTGCCGCGGCCGCGCGCCACGCGCTCGACCCGGCGGCGGCGCGCCCGCTCTCGCCGGTGCCGTACTTCTGGTCGGACTGGTACGGGCACCGCGTGCAGTTCGTCGGCACGCCGCGTGCCGACGAGGTCGTGGTGGCGGTCCCGGCGGAGTCCGGGTTCACCGCGCTCTACCGCCGCGACGACCGGATCGTCGGCGCGCTCACCGTCGACCGGCCTCGCGAGATCATGAAGTACCGGCGCCGCATCGCCGGCCGGGCGCCGTGGCGGGACGCACTCGCCTTCGCCGCCGCCTCACGGGAGGTCGCCGCCTAG
- a CDS encoding DUF4158 domain-containing protein, translating to MRGEWLDDEHAALGPWTLSEKDRAWIDRYEGVERLAFALTLKCYRIVGKFPWHVADIDDLVVAHVAEQVGVDADLRAWWHPRRVARYAAAIKAAENADDPAGLRDVPRNAVTAGVGVLVLAALLYVMSGMFAPPSYSVGFGEEGDECADGRSAYFLSTTGEEARCEPTGALANPLSARSTAEPATPGAKQLGEADGAEIRRLVRELAADRDGITGADESEVDDLLDSMNARDAGRDPLRGRLAWWSAACLITAPVLVLLAFAVKLAFRRGWLYAVYADGVRRSRPG from the coding sequence GTGCGGGGCGAATGGCTGGACGACGAGCACGCGGCACTCGGGCCGTGGACGCTGTCCGAAAAGGACAGAGCGTGGATCGACCGGTACGAGGGCGTGGAACGGCTGGCGTTCGCGCTGACGCTGAAGTGCTACCGGATCGTCGGGAAATTTCCTTGGCACGTGGCGGATATCGACGATCTCGTGGTGGCCCACGTCGCCGAGCAGGTCGGGGTGGACGCGGATCTGCGGGCGTGGTGGCACCCGAGAAGGGTCGCCCGGTACGCCGCGGCGATCAAGGCGGCCGAAAACGCCGATGATCCGGCCGGGCTCCGGGATGTGCCGCGCAACGCGGTGACCGCGGGGGTGGGCGTTCTCGTGCTGGCCGCCCTGCTGTACGTGATGTCGGGCATGTTCGCGCCACCGTCCTATTCGGTCGGGTTCGGCGAGGAAGGCGACGAGTGCGCGGACGGGCGGTCGGCGTATTTCCTTTCCACCACGGGAGAAGAAGCCCGGTGTGAACCGACCGGCGCGCTGGCGAATCCCTTGTCCGCGCGATCGACCGCCGAGCCAGCGACACCGGGAGCCAAGCAGCTCGGCGAGGCCGACGGTGCCGAGATCCGGCGGCTCGTGCGAGAGCTGGCCGCCGACCGGGACGGGATCACCGGCGCTGACGAGTCCGAAGTGGACGATCTACTGGACTCGATGAACGCCCGCGACGCCGGGCGGGATCCGCTTCGGGGCCGCCTGGCGTGGTGGTCCGCCGCCTGCCTGATCACCGCGCCCGTCCTGGTCCTGCTGGCCTTCGCGGTGAAGCTCGCGTTCCGGCGAGGATGGCTCTATGCCGTCTATGCGGACGGAGTGCGGAGAAGTCGACCGGGCTGA
- a CDS encoding isopenicillin N synthase family dioxygenase codes for MTDLAHAEPATGLPVIDLARFGPDRERFLGDLRAAAHEVGFFYLVGHGVPAELTERLFAVARRFFALPEAERLEIENVRSPHFRGYTRTGTERTAGAADWREQLDIGPERAALDKPSPAYLRLVGPNQWPSALPELRETVLAWQAEALRVSRAVLRALSAALGQDDAYFDRWFDDEAAIHLKVVHYPPRRSTDQGVGAHKDYGYLALLQQDEIGGLQVRRGDTWIDVGPLPGAFVVNIGELLEIATGGYLKATDHRVLSQPVDRYSVPFFLAPRLDAVVEPLPLPPALAARARGVTQDADNPLLAAYGEKALLGWLRSHPRVAERWWSDLDPAG; via the coding sequence ATGACCGATCTCGCGCACGCGGAGCCCGCGACCGGACTGCCGGTCATCGACCTCGCGCGGTTCGGCCCGGATCGAGAGCGGTTCCTCGGCGACCTGCGCGCCGCCGCGCACGAGGTCGGGTTCTTCTACCTGGTCGGGCACGGTGTCCCCGCCGAGCTCACCGAGCGCTTGTTCGCCGTCGCGCGGCGGTTCTTCGCGCTGCCGGAAGCCGAGCGGCTCGAGATCGAAAACGTGCGCTCCCCGCACTTCCGCGGCTACACGCGGACCGGCACCGAACGGACGGCAGGCGCCGCCGACTGGCGCGAACAGCTCGACATCGGCCCGGAACGCGCGGCACTCGACAAGCCCTCCCCCGCGTACCTGCGCCTCGTCGGCCCGAACCAGTGGCCGTCCGCGCTGCCCGAACTCCGCGAAACGGTGCTGGCCTGGCAGGCGGAGGCGCTGCGCGTGTCCCGCGCAGTGCTCCGCGCGCTGTCCGCCGCGCTCGGGCAGGACGACGCCTACTTCGACCGGTGGTTCGACGACGAAGCCGCGATCCACCTCAAGGTCGTGCACTACCCGCCGCGGCGCTCGACGGACCAGGGCGTCGGCGCGCACAAGGACTACGGCTACCTCGCGCTACTCCAGCAGGACGAGATCGGCGGCCTCCAGGTGCGCCGCGGCGACACCTGGATCGACGTGGGCCCGCTGCCTGGCGCGTTCGTGGTGAACATCGGCGAGCTGCTCGAAATCGCCACCGGCGGTTACCTGAAGGCGACCGACCACCGCGTGCTCAGCCAGCCCGTCGACCGCTATTCGGTGCCGTTCTTCCTGGCGCCGCGCCTCGACGCGGTCGTGGAACCGCTGCCCCTGCCACCCGCGCTGGCGGCGCGGGCGCGCGGTGTCACCCAGGACGCGGACAACCCGCTGCTGGCCGCGTACGGGGAAAAAGCACTGCTCGGCTGGCTGCGGTCACACCCGCGCGTCGCCGAACGATGGTGGTCGGACCTCGACCCGGCGGGGTGA
- a CDS encoding TetR family transcriptional regulator: MTTMTEASPVAGGRYRQPIITAAVELTADAGWAAVTMARLAERVGVSRQTVYNEVGSKAALADAMISTELGRFLSLVGDAFDRHPDDLVEAIYEAVRVVLELARDHTLLRAIVSATHSADTELLPLLTTGSGALLAEAKTVLTTRVLAYRPPLDDEQLAVVIDLVVRAVLSHVMRPSDQPGRVADGIAWMAARALEVTPRQSLRSAPIRATRRG; the protein is encoded by the coding sequence ATGACGACCATGACTGAGGCTTCGCCGGTAGCGGGCGGCCGGTACCGGCAGCCGATCATCACCGCGGCCGTCGAGCTGACCGCCGACGCGGGCTGGGCCGCGGTCACCATGGCCCGGCTGGCCGAGCGGGTGGGCGTCAGCCGCCAGACCGTCTACAACGAGGTCGGGTCGAAGGCGGCGCTCGCCGACGCCATGATCTCCACCGAGCTCGGCCGGTTCCTTTCGCTCGTCGGCGACGCCTTCGACCGGCATCCCGACGATCTCGTCGAGGCGATCTACGAAGCGGTGCGCGTGGTGCTGGAACTCGCCCGCGACCACACGCTGCTGCGCGCGATCGTGTCCGCCACGCACAGCGCCGACACCGAGCTGCTGCCCCTGCTGACCACCGGGTCGGGCGCACTGCTCGCCGAAGCCAAGACCGTGCTGACCACGCGGGTGCTGGCGTATCGCCCGCCGCTGGACGACGAGCAGCTCGCCGTGGTGATCGATCTCGTCGTTCGCGCGGTGCTGAGCCATGTGATGCGGCCGTCCGATCAGCCTGGCCGGGTCGCTGACGGGATCGCGTGGATGGCGGCGCGCGCGCTCGAGGTCACGCCGAGGCAGTCGTTGCGGAGCGCGCCGATCCGGGCCACGCGTCGCGGTTAG
- a CDS encoding PLP-dependent cysteine synthase family protein: MNAVLHTPGSARLLTTAACCHSPALAVGNTPVLWIEDPLTRTGRGFWAKLEGFNPGGMKDRPALHMVTRAKERGELAEGAPIVESTSGTLGLGLALAGIVHGHPVTLVTDPGMEPIMLRLLAAHGARVDVVTRPHATGGWQQARRDRVRELMADRPGAWCPDQYHNPDNVTAYAPLADELAAQLGRIDVLVCSVGTGGHSAGVFRVLRRYFPRLRLVGVDTVGSTIFGQPARTRLMRGLGSSIHPRNVDHAAFDEVHWVTPADAVWTCRGLAATHHVTGGWSVGAVALVAGWIARTHDPDVRIAAVFPDGPHRYFDTVFNDEYCAHHGLLGTRPPAEPDTIAHPGERVVERWTRCANVRGAR, encoded by the coding sequence ATGAACGCTGTCCTGCACACACCAGGCTCCGCGCGCCTGCTGACCACCGCCGCGTGCTGCCATTCCCCCGCGCTCGCCGTCGGGAACACGCCCGTGCTGTGGATCGAAGACCCGCTCACCCGCACCGGCCGCGGATTCTGGGCCAAGCTCGAAGGCTTCAACCCCGGCGGTATGAAGGACCGGCCCGCGCTGCACATGGTCACGCGGGCGAAGGAACGCGGCGAACTCGCCGAAGGCGCCCCCATCGTCGAATCGACCAGCGGCACGCTCGGCCTCGGGCTGGCGCTGGCCGGCATCGTGCACGGGCACCCGGTCACGCTCGTCACCGATCCCGGGATGGAGCCGATCATGCTCCGGCTGCTCGCCGCGCACGGCGCCCGCGTCGACGTCGTCACGCGGCCGCACGCCACCGGCGGCTGGCAGCAGGCCCGCCGCGACCGGGTGCGCGAGCTGATGGCGGACCGGCCCGGCGCCTGGTGCCCCGACCAGTACCACAACCCGGACAACGTGACCGCGTACGCGCCGCTCGCCGACGAGCTGGCCGCGCAGCTCGGCCGGATCGACGTGCTGGTCTGCTCGGTGGGCACCGGCGGGCACTCGGCCGGGGTGTTCCGGGTGCTGCGGCGGTACTTCCCCCGGCTGCGGCTGGTCGGCGTGGACACCGTCGGCTCGACGATCTTCGGCCAGCCCGCGCGCACGCGGCTCATGCGCGGGCTCGGCTCCAGCATCCACCCGCGCAACGTGGACCACGCCGCGTTCGACGAGGTCCACTGGGTCACCCCGGCGGACGCGGTGTGGACGTGCCGCGGGCTCGCCGCCACCCACCACGTCACCGGCGGGTGGAGCGTCGGCGCGGTGGCGCTCGTGGCGGGCTGGATCGCGCGCACCCACGACCCGGACGTGCGGATCGCCGCGGTGTTCCCGGACGGGCCGCACCGCTACTTCGACACCGTGTTCAACGACGAATACTGCGCGCACCACGGTTTGCTGGGCACGCGCCCGCCCGCCGAACCGGACACCATCGCCCACCCCGGCGAGCGGGTGGTCGAACGGTGGACGCGCTGCGCGAACGTGCGGGGCGCGCGATGA